In a single window of the Entelurus aequoreus isolate RoL-2023_Sb linkage group LG16, RoL_Eaeq_v1.1, whole genome shotgun sequence genome:
- the LOC133631511 gene encoding uncharacterized protein LOC133631511, translating to MGVTVETLTPGDGKTFGNKGQQVSVHYVGTLTSGKKFDSSRDRGQPFKFKLGCGDVIRGWDEGVAQMSVGQKARLTCTPDYAYGSQGFPPVIPANATLVFEVELLGIL from the exons ATGGGTGTCACCGTAGAAACCCTCACTCCTGGCGACG GTAAAACGTTCGGGAATAAAGGCCAGCAGGTCAGCGTCCACTACGTCG GAACACTGACATCCGGCAAGAAGTTTGACTCCTCCAGGGACCGAGGGCAGCCCTTTAAATTCAAGCTGGGCTGTGGCGACGTCATTCGCGGCTGGGATGAAGGGGTCGCTCAG ATGAGCGTCGGCCAGAAGGCCCGCTTGACCTGCACGCCGGATTACGCCTACGGCAGCCAAGGCTTTCCTCCCGTCATCCCTGCCAACGCCACTCTCGTCTTTGAAGTGGAACTCCTTGGAATTCTTTGA